DNA from Leptospira harrisiae:
GAAATCCATTCTGTTTGGGTCTTTTGTTTCATGTACGGGAATTCCAGCTGGTTTTTCAGCTAATAGAAACTCATCACATTCAAAAAGAATAGTGGTCGAGATGTTCTCACTGAGTTGGATTTTTTTAGTCAGATACTTCAATCCAAAGACCAGAGAGACTACGAATATTGATCACTCCCGATCGAAAAAGAAGATATTGTCCTTTGATTCCGACAAGTGTATCTGAGATAGGAGTATCTTTTGTAAGTTTGAGTGACTTGATTTTATCAGGGTATGATTCAATGGGGTATTCTATTTTTGTAACACCTTGGCTAAGGTCCAACCGGTTCCAGACAAGTTTAGTTTTGCTATCTTGCGGTGAAAAAAAATCGTTTTTCTCTAAATGGTTCAGAAATTTACTGGCCTCGCGCACCAAATCCATGTCAGGTGGTTCACCAGCTACCATCTTTTGCCAAGTGGTTTTATCCGGTAAAAACTGACTCAAATAATGTTCTAAAATTCCCGCATCCCTTCTCGATGTTACTTCCAAAATAGGAATTCCAAACTTTGCTCCTTGGTCTACCCAACGGTTGGACACTGGATTTTCTTTTGTGATCCCAACTTTTAAACCACTAGAGTTTGCAAAGTAAACAGTATGTTTTTTAAAACAATTGGTTTTTCCCCATTCGGGTTCCCGACATGTACCTTTGTGAAAATGACAAGTTTCAGGCCTTAAAATACAAAGGTCGTTCTCTGCAAGATTTGTAAAACAGGTGAAACAATAACCTTGGCTAAATGATTTTTTTGTTTTTTTCCCACAGTGCAAACAACGAATCTCGTCGTTCGTAGAAAGAGTGATTTTTTTTCCAATCCAAGATTCTACAGGTGTTTCGGAAGTAGATTCTACTGCACACAAATCTTTTTTGTCAGCTTCAGGGTAGTTTGCTGTTTCCCAAAAATAAGAAACAGGGGAAATTCCCTTGTGTGACATTTTCCGAACATAACCTTGGATCTTTGTCATAAAGTTTTAAAAAGTATATTCCTTAACTTCTTCTGGAAAAAACTCTTTGTTTACATTTACAAAAAGTAAACCAATGAGACTTGGTTCGGATAGAGAAACATCCCATTTAAAAATAACAAGAGTTTGGCGAAACAGATAATGAGAAATTTGCCCTTTAGGTCCATAAAAAAGTTTAAGTTGGTCCTCTCCTTCCCCAAGTAAAACAACCTTCCCGTTTAAATTAGGTGATCTTTGTTTGATAAGTTTAATTGTGACCTTACCACCCGGATAAACATCTTCAGGATCAGACCCTTCGGTGGCCTCTCCATCATTGACAGAAGAAATAGGAGCCACTTCCATGGTTGTGCCTTCGTAATCCAAATAATTACAAGGGAAGTCCCCGGGCATACTCGGAAAATTTTCTGAACAAGAAGTATAAACAGATTCTTTTTCCTCACCTTCTGCATATGAAACAAGAAGTGTAGAACGAATCGTCGCATACGCAACTGATTTCAAAATTTTGGCAGTTTTGTTTTTGGGAACAGCCACAAATTCTTTTTCAGAAGCATATACTGCAAAAACAAAAAGAAAACTAAAAAATAAAAGGATAAGTCGTTTCATCTATACCTCAATACAACAAATAAGGAGCAATTTTTTTACGTTCGGATTCTTCCTCTGAACCATACGTATTATGAAAGTCGGCAAAAGATTTTCCTTCATTAATCGAAGTTCGGAAATGTTCGTTGCCCCAAAGTTGGTCTACCCAATGATTGGAAGCTCCCTTACTCCATTTAAAATCATTTGGATAAGTTTCTTTCATAAGCCTTATCAAATCATAGGCCAATTGGATGGGATCATAATCGGGGCGAACTAAATTCATTCTAAGGCCAGAACAAATTTTTCCTTTATGTGGTCCAAAGGTAGGTTTAAAAAATACAGGAGAAAAATAATAAGATTTGTTGCCTAACTTTTCAAGTTTTGAAGCAAGTTCTTCAGGATTTGTCATCCATGGTGCTCCAAAATAAACAAAGGGAGCTTGAGTTCCTCGACCTACAGAAACATTCACTCCTTCCAAAAGAACTAATGAGAGATAATTTCTCGCAGAGTCCACCATAGGTAAGTTTGGTGAGGGGGTGGTCCAAGGAATTCCTGTATCTTCAAAATACATTCCTCGGCGATACCCTTCTACGGGAACCACCATTACTTCCACACTGTCTTTTAAATATTCTTTATTATAAAACCTTGTAGCTTCCCCAACGGTCATTCCTGTGATGAGAAGTGATGGAAACTCACCTGCAAAATTTAAATTTCTAGGATTCATTTTTTCACCCATAGGTGGAAGGTGCATGGCAACATGAATATGATCCAGAACGATCAGTTTTGTTTTTGTATTCTTCATGGCATCCATGAGTCTTTTTAAAACGCTTAAGTATGTATAACAACGCATCCCTACGTCTTGTACATCAAAAACAACGTAATCTACTTCCTTCACGAGATCACGTAACTCAGCATCTTTAATTCTATAAATATGATACAAAGGACGATTGAAAGTAGAATCCATTGTAACAGGCGTTTGACTAAACTCTTCTTCTAAACCAAGGAATCCATGTTCGAGACCAATCAAATGTTCGAGTGTGATTTTATGTTTTTCTAAAGAAGTAATGATTTTTTTAGGGTTCGTTCCGATTCCCGAAGGGTTAGTCGCAAGCATCAATTTTTTTCCGGCCATGGTCGGAAGGATTTTTTCATAAAAAATATCCTGGGAAATCCGCAACTTGGAATCATTCGGATGGACGCGAAATTGGGGAACTGTGTTCCCGTGGCATGCGAGTACAAGAAAGCAGAGAGAAAACCTAAAAAAGTAATTGGTCATGTAAGTATATGTTTCTATAATATAGCAAATCTTCAAGGAGAAATGTCCTTCATGTTCAACCGACTTCGTTTGGCTCCCTTAACCGGAGTTCTCATCCTTACTATTTTGGCATGTGCCGGATCCAATTCAGCCCAGAAACAACCTACGCTGCCAGACAACGTGGTAACAGCGATGGGAGAGGCACCGATTTACCAAGGAGACTTGGCTCTCGCAAGAAACAAGGCATTGAAAGATGCCAAACTCAATGCCATTCGCAAACTCGTCGGGGAACAAATCACTGAAAAATCAGGAGTTTCCGACGGCCAATCTCTAGGCTCCAAACTCTATGGGAAAACAGATAGTTTCGTAAAAAAATACGATATCATCAGTGAAGAACAATGGAAATTGGACACCCAAGACATGATCCGTTTGAATGTTCGCTGTGAAGTGGAAGCAACCAAACTTTCTACAGCAGTGGATGCCTTACTCGATGATGTTGGGAATCCAAGAATTGCAGTCCTTGTCCAAACAGTAGTCAATGGAAAATCCTATCCCATTGGATCGGCAACCAATATCGCAGAAGCTGAACTCATAGAAAAACTCAGAGCCAAAGGAAACAAAGTTGTGGATAGTTCCCAACTCACAGCTCTACTCAAAAAAAATCCAAGCCTTGCCAAACTTGATCTTACATCAGTGGAAGAAGGAAGTCCTTTACTCACACTCGCACAAGATTCCGGAGCTGAAGTTTTGATCATTGCCAAGGTGACCACAACAGACCAAAAGCCTGTGGTTTTGCCAGGCGGTAAAAAAACAGATTTTTTAAGTTCCGCGGCCACTGGCCCTTACCGCATCATCCAACTTTGGGGAGATGGAAAAATTTTTGGATCAGGAAGTTTGGAAGGACGAGGTGCTGATATCACTCAAGAAGTTTCCAGAGAACAAGCAGTCAAAGATTGGGCAAACCTTGTGTCAGGCAAAGTGGGAAAACAAATCAAAGACGAATGGTTTAAACTCACAGAACAAAACACTGTGATCTTAAAGT
Protein-coding regions in this window:
- a CDS encoding exo-beta-N-acetylmuramidase NamZ family protein, with protein sequence MTNYFFRFSLCFLVLACHGNTVPQFRVHPNDSKLRISQDIFYEKILPTMAGKKLMLATNPSGIGTNPKKIITSLEKHKITLEHLIGLEHGFLGLEEEFSQTPVTMDSTFNRPLYHIYRIKDAELRDLVKEVDYVVFDVQDVGMRCYTYLSVLKRLMDAMKNTKTKLIVLDHIHVAMHLPPMGEKMNPRNLNFAGEFPSLLITGMTVGEATRFYNKEYLKDSVEVMVVPVEGYRRGMYFEDTGIPWTTPSPNLPMVDSARNYLSLVLLEGVNVSVGRGTQAPFVYFGAPWMTNPEELASKLEKLGNKSYYFSPVFFKPTFGPHKGKICSGLRMNLVRPDYDPIQLAYDLIRLMKETYPNDFKWSKGASNHWVDQLWGNEHFRTSINEGKSFADFHNTYGSEEESERKKIAPYLLY
- a CDS encoding LIC_11883 family protein, which produces MKRLILLFFSFLFVFAVYASEKEFVAVPKNKTAKILKSVAYATIRSTLLVSYAEGEEKESVYTSCSENFPSMPGDFPCNYLDYEGTTMEVAPISSVNDGEATEGSDPEDVYPGGKVTIKLIKQRSPNLNGKVVLLGEGEDQLKLFYGPKGQISHYLFRQTLVIFKWDVSLSEPSLIGLLFVNVNKEFFPEEVKEYTF
- a CDS encoding DUF2797 domain-containing protein; its protein translation is MTKIQGYVRKMSHKGISPVSYFWETANYPEADKKDLCAVESTSETPVESWIGKKITLSTNDEIRCLHCGKKTKKSFSQGYCFTCFTNLAENDLCILRPETCHFHKGTCREPEWGKTNCFKKHTVYFANSSGLKVGITKENPVSNRWVDQGAKFGIPILEVTSRRDAGILEHYLSQFLPDKTTWQKMVAGEPPDMDLVREASKFLNHLEKNDFFSPQDSKTKLVWNRLDLSQGVTKIEYPIESYPDKIKSLKLTKDTPISDTLVGIKGQYLLFRSGVINIRSLSGLWIEVSD
- a CDS encoding lipoprotein LipL46 encodes the protein MFNRLRLAPLTGVLILTILACAGSNSAQKQPTLPDNVVTAMGEAPIYQGDLALARNKALKDAKLNAIRKLVGEQITEKSGVSDGQSLGSKLYGKTDSFVKKYDIISEEQWKLDTQDMIRLNVRCEVEATKLSTAVDALLDDVGNPRIAVLVQTVVNGKSYPIGSATNIAEAELIEKLRAKGNKVVDSSQLTALLKKNPSLAKLDLTSVEEGSPLLTLAQDSGAEVLIIAKVTTTDQKPVVLPGGKKTDFLSSAATGPYRIIQLWGDGKIFGSGSLEGRGADITQEVSREQAVKDWANLVSGKVGKQIKDEWFKLTEQNTVILKFKGLGLEDAINFKNDLMEYTSVKQINDRKTEMNGSEWELTYPGKESMFAEELMYKKDSSFRFLSSKTLSINSSKRGVVEAEFRNK